In one Rutidosis leptorrhynchoides isolate AG116_Rl617_1_P2 chromosome 8, CSIRO_AGI_Rlap_v1, whole genome shotgun sequence genomic region, the following are encoded:
- the LOC139864547 gene encoding uncharacterized protein: MGNFIGSCCINNEELSSKVIYWEGNKKTLTGKIRLAGEIMFEFPESMVCDSDRFFIGYGFPVLAIDDELKPGKTYFVLPLDIFSSGILSTSSISAFVDYKHRRMPADLKECPFEYIKGSNGRVLIKVKVEFMERCLMNRGGHGDHDQEIVVIDNNATNGVLCSTPELKKEYEQLVRSKDQTWSPNLDSISEVKKIRYSPYRFIGLEWQEKEEWERIG; encoded by the coding sequence ATGGGCAATTTCATAGGTTCTTGTTGCATCAACAATGAAGAGTTATCATCTAAAGTAATATATTGGGAAGGTAACAAGAAAACCCTAACCGGAAAAATTCGTTTAGCCGGAGAGATCATGTTCGAGTTTCCAGAAAGCATGGTGTGCGATTCTGACCGTTTCTTTATTGGCTACGGTTTTCCGGTTTTAGCTATTGATGATGAGCTCAAGCCAGGTAAAACCTATTTCGTTCTCCCACTCGACATCTTTTCATCAGGGATCCTCTCTACTTCTTCGATATCGGCCTTTGTTGATTATAAACATAGACGTATGCCAGCCGATCTCAAAGAGTGTCCTTTCGAGTACATAAAGGGATCAAATGGGAGAGTTTTGATAAAGGTTAAAGTTGAGTTTATGGAAAGGTGCCTTATGAATAGAGGTGGTCATGGTGATCATGATCAAGAAATCGTAGTTATTGATAATAATGCAACTAATGGTGTTTTATGTAGTACACCCGAGTTAAAGAAGGAGTATGAACAGTTGGTTCGATCAAAGGATCAAACATGGTCACCAAATCTTGATTCCATTTCAGAAGTTAAGAAAATTAGGTACTCTCCATATAGATTTATAGGGTTGGAGTGGCAAGAAAAAGAGGAATGGGAGAGAATTGGTTGA